The following are encoded in a window of Ricinus communis isolate WT05 ecotype wild-type chromosome 4, ASM1957865v1, whole genome shotgun sequence genomic DNA:
- the LOC8271493 gene encoding uncharacterized protein LOC8271493 isoform X1: MLGTGLQFSGRGGRGEDRFYQPAKGRRNHHHNQHNDQLRRAQSDVTPAATQLPSSAKEKVEKSSVLMADREPDNLTESHKSAVSVPAIEPVFSPLSNLERFLESITPSVQALYLSKTTMRGWRTCDVEFQPYFVLGDLWESFKEWSAYGAGVPVILNHSDSVVQYYVPYLSGIQLYGESTKTCDKSRRLGEDSDSDFRDSSSDGSSDCEPERGLTGSRKQWNHQHVANGVPLRMDRLSLRDCHNAHQEDFSSDDGESSNSQGSLLFEYFERDPPYGREPLADKISDLALEFPGLKTLRSCDLLSSSWISVAWYSSFSVLFANDIKFSCLIIGLLEICRYPIYRIPTGPTLKDLDACFLTYHSLHTPLGGAQTAHTPVMTYPTEMDGVPKMSLPVFGLASYKFKGPLWTPSGGSERQLANSLLQAADNWLRLVQVYHPDFVFFCRR, encoded by the exons ATGTTAGGGACAGGATTGCAATTTAGTGGCCGAGGTGGTCGTGGAGAAGATCGATTTTATCAACCAGCTAAAGGCCGTAGAAATCACCACCACAATCAACACAATGATCAACTGCGTAGAGCTCAGAGCGATGTTACACCGGCGGCGACTCAATTGCCATCATCGGCAAAGGAGAAAGTTGAAAAGTCATCCGTTTTGATGGCGGATAGAGAGCCTGATAACCTAACCGAATCTCATAAATCGGCGGTTTCAGTGCCTGCCATTGAACCGGTGTTTTCTCCATTGAGTAATTTAGAGCGGTTTTTGGAGTCTATTACACCATCTGTTCAGGCGCTGTACTTATCTAAG ACTACAATGCGAGGGTGGAGGACGTGTGATGTGGAGTTTCAACCATATTTTGTACTAGGTGATTTATGGGAGTCCTTCAAGGAATGGAGTGCTTATGGTGCTGGAGTTCCTGTTATTTTGAATCATAGTGATTCTGTTGTTCAATATTATGTTCCCTATTTGTCTGGTATTCAACTTTATGGAGAGTCTACCAAGACTTGTGATAAGTCCAG GAGACTAGGCGAGGACAGTGACAGTGATTTTAGGGATTCAAGTAGTGATGGTAGCAGTGATTGTGAACCTGAAAGAGGATTAACGGGGTCAAGGAAACAATGGAATCATCAGCACGTAGCAAATGGAGTTCCTCTTAGAATGGATAGATTGTCACTTAGAGATTGCCATAATGCCCATCAAGAGGACTTCTCTAGTGATGATGGTGAATCTAGTAATTCTCAAGGAAGCTTGCTGTTTGAGTATTTTGAACGAGATCCCCCTTACGGCCGGGAACCATTGGCCGACAag ATTTCAGATCTCGCATTAGAATTCCCTGGTTTAAAGACACTAAGAAGTTGTGATTTACTATCATCAAGCTGGATTTCTGTGGCCTGGTATTCATCTTTCAGTGTTTTGTTTGCTAATGATATTAAATTCTCATGTTTGATTATTGGTCTGCTGGAAATTTGTAGGTATCCGATTTACAGGATACCAACAGGACCAACACTGAAAGACCTGGATGCTTGCTTTCTGACATACCATTCTCTTCATACACCATTAGGAG GTGCACAAACTGCTCATACTCCAGTTATGACATATCCCACTGAGATGGATGGTGTGCCTAAGATGTCCTTGCCTGTATTTGGGCTTGCATCATACAAGTTCAAGGGGCCCTTGTGGACCCCTAGTGGGGGAAGCGAGCGACAATTGGCAAATTCTCTTTTGCAGGCTGCTGACAATTGGTTGAGATTGGTTCAGGTCTATCATCCAGATTTCGTGTTTTTCTGCCGCAGGTGA
- the LOC8271493 gene encoding uncharacterized protein LOC8271493 isoform X2: protein MLGTGLQFSGRGGRGEDRFYQPAKGRRNHHHNQHNDQLRRAQSDVTPAATQLPSSAKEKVEKSSVLMADREPDNLTESHKSAVSVPAIEPVFSPLSNLERFLESITPSVQALYLSKTTMRGWRTCDVEFQPYFVLGDLWESFKEWSAYGAGVPVILNHSDSVVQYYVPYLSGIQLYGESTKTCDKSRRLGEDSDSDFRDSSSDGSSDCEPERGLTGSRKQWNHQHVANGVPLRMDRLSLRDCHNAHQEDFSSDDGESSNSQGSLLFEYFERDPPYGREPLADKISDLALEFPGLKTLRSCDLLSSSWISVAWYPIYRIPTGPTLKDLDACFLTYHSLHTPLGGAQTAHTPVMTYPTEMDGVPKMSLPVFGLASYKFKGPLWTPSGGSERQLANSLLQAADNWLRLVQVYHPDFVFFCRR, encoded by the exons ATGTTAGGGACAGGATTGCAATTTAGTGGCCGAGGTGGTCGTGGAGAAGATCGATTTTATCAACCAGCTAAAGGCCGTAGAAATCACCACCACAATCAACACAATGATCAACTGCGTAGAGCTCAGAGCGATGTTACACCGGCGGCGACTCAATTGCCATCATCGGCAAAGGAGAAAGTTGAAAAGTCATCCGTTTTGATGGCGGATAGAGAGCCTGATAACCTAACCGAATCTCATAAATCGGCGGTTTCAGTGCCTGCCATTGAACCGGTGTTTTCTCCATTGAGTAATTTAGAGCGGTTTTTGGAGTCTATTACACCATCTGTTCAGGCGCTGTACTTATCTAAG ACTACAATGCGAGGGTGGAGGACGTGTGATGTGGAGTTTCAACCATATTTTGTACTAGGTGATTTATGGGAGTCCTTCAAGGAATGGAGTGCTTATGGTGCTGGAGTTCCTGTTATTTTGAATCATAGTGATTCTGTTGTTCAATATTATGTTCCCTATTTGTCTGGTATTCAACTTTATGGAGAGTCTACCAAGACTTGTGATAAGTCCAG GAGACTAGGCGAGGACAGTGACAGTGATTTTAGGGATTCAAGTAGTGATGGTAGCAGTGATTGTGAACCTGAAAGAGGATTAACGGGGTCAAGGAAACAATGGAATCATCAGCACGTAGCAAATGGAGTTCCTCTTAGAATGGATAGATTGTCACTTAGAGATTGCCATAATGCCCATCAAGAGGACTTCTCTAGTGATGATGGTGAATCTAGTAATTCTCAAGGAAGCTTGCTGTTTGAGTATTTTGAACGAGATCCCCCTTACGGCCGGGAACCATTGGCCGACAag ATTTCAGATCTCGCATTAGAATTCCCTGGTTTAAAGACACTAAGAAGTTGTGATTTACTATCATCAAGCTGGATTTCTGTGGCCTG GTATCCGATTTACAGGATACCAACAGGACCAACACTGAAAGACCTGGATGCTTGCTTTCTGACATACCATTCTCTTCATACACCATTAGGAG GTGCACAAACTGCTCATACTCCAGTTATGACATATCCCACTGAGATGGATGGTGTGCCTAAGATGTCCTTGCCTGTATTTGGGCTTGCATCATACAAGTTCAAGGGGCCCTTGTGGACCCCTAGTGGGGGAAGCGAGCGACAATTGGCAAATTCTCTTTTGCAGGCTGCTGACAATTGGTTGAGATTGGTTCAGGTCTATCATCCAGATTTCGTGTTTTTCTGCCGCAGGTGA
- the LOC8271494 gene encoding putative glutamine amidotransferase GAT1_2.1 isoform X1 — MPANNNDDSDLSMVLPRVLIVSRRTLRKNKFVDFVGEFHLDLIVSYGAVPVIVPRVTGVHMLLESFEPIHGVLLCEGEDIDPSLYDAELSGISPEELEEIRKVHASDTAIDREKDTIELGLAKLCLERNIPYLGICRGSQVLNVACGGTLYQDVEKELSKKIPEEQRIMHINYENYDGHRHKVQVAENTPLHHWFNDSLEETKMEIMVNSYHHQGVKKLAQRFVPMAFAPDGLIEGFYDPDAYNPDEGKFIMGLQFHPERMRHQDSDDFDYPGCPAAYKEFVKAVIAYKKRLNCSACVPKAPKLNQELETKRKTIVRSFSIARDMYNSGRGMPLGQEPELEVGAEFLEANTALSLQQENRLKQMGATVRNASVYRERLKMNEERERIARIVMGKMSIGQLSDLISFYHVMGNICSEALERKLQDRVDEEVEF; from the exons ATGCCTGCTAATAACAATGATGATTCAGATCTTTCAATGGTTCTTCCAAGGGTTCTTATTGTCTCCAGGCGAACCCTTCGCAAAAACAAGTTTGTTGATTTTGTGG GAGAATTCCATCTAGATCTTATAGTAAGCTATGGAGCAGTGCCAGTGATAGTTCCTAGAGTAACTGGAGTTCACATGCTATTGGAAAGCTTCGAGCCTATCCATGGCGTCCTTCTTTGTGAAGGTGAAGATATTGATCCATCCCTTTACGATGCAGAGCTATCAGGTATTTCACCAGAAGAACTTGAAGAAATCAGGAAAGTGCATGCAAGTGATACTGCCATTGATAGAGAGAAAGACACAATTGAACTAGGACTTGCAAAATTATGCCTTGAAAGAAACATACCATATTTGGGGATCTGCAGAGGGTCGCAAGTTCTTAATGTTGCCTGTGGAGGTACATTGTATCAAGATGTAGAGAAAGAACTTTCCAAGAAAATACCTGAAGAACAAAGAATTATGCACATAAACTATGAGAATTATGACGGGCACCGGCACAAAGTGCAGGTTGCGGAAAACACTCCTTTACACCACTGGTTTAATGATTCATTGGAGGAAACTAAAATGGAGATCATGGTTAATAGTTATCATCACCAAGGTGTTAAGAAATTGGCTCAAAGATTCGTGCCAATGGCTTTTGCTCCTGATGGTTTGATTGAAGGATTCTATGATCCTGATGCTTACAATCCTGATGAGGGAAAGTTTATTATGGgtttacaatttcatccagaGAGAATGCGACACCAAGATTCAGATGATTTTGATTACCCTGGTTGCCCAGCTGCATATAAG GAATTTGTGAAGGCTGTAATTGCATATAAGAAAAGGCTTAATTGCTCAGCATGCGTGCCGAAGGCTCCCAAGCTTAACCAGGAACTGGAGACAAAGAGAAAGACCATTGTCAGAAGTTTCTCAATTGCAAGAGACATGTATAACTCAGGAAGAGGAATGCCTTTGGGCCAAGAACCTGAACTGGAAGTTGGAGCAGAATTTCTTGAG GCAAACACAGCATTGAGCTTGCAGCAAGAGAACAGGCTGAAGCAAATGGGTGCAACAGTGAGAAACGCTTCCGTGTACAGGGAAAGATTAAAGATGAatgaggagagagagagaattgCAAGAATTGTAATGGGGAAAATGTCAATTGGACAACTATCCGATCTCATTTCCTTCTATCACGTGATGGGAAATATATGCTCAGAGGCTTTGGAGAGGAAGCTGCAAGACCGTGTAGATGAAGAGGTTGAGTTCTAA
- the LOC8271494 gene encoding putative glutamine amidotransferase GAT1_2.1 isoform X2, producing the protein MPANNNDDSDLSMVLPRVLIVSRRTLRKNKFVDFVGEFHLDLIVSYGAVPVIVPRVTGVHMLLESFEPIHGVLLCEGEDIDPSLYDAELSGISPEELEEIRKVHASDTAIDREKDTIELGLAKLCLERNIPYLGICRGSQVLNVACGGTLYQDVEKELSKKIPEEQRIMHINYENYDGHRHKVQVAENTPLHHWFNDSLEETKMEIMVNSYHHQGVKKLAQRFVPMAFAPDGLIEGFYDPDAYNPDEGKFIMGLQFHPERMRHQDSDDFDYPGCPAAYKEFVKAVIAYKKRLNCSACVPKAPKLNQELETKRKTIVRSFSIARDMYNSGRGMPLGQEPELEVGAEFLED; encoded by the exons ATGCCTGCTAATAACAATGATGATTCAGATCTTTCAATGGTTCTTCCAAGGGTTCTTATTGTCTCCAGGCGAACCCTTCGCAAAAACAAGTTTGTTGATTTTGTGG GAGAATTCCATCTAGATCTTATAGTAAGCTATGGAGCAGTGCCAGTGATAGTTCCTAGAGTAACTGGAGTTCACATGCTATTGGAAAGCTTCGAGCCTATCCATGGCGTCCTTCTTTGTGAAGGTGAAGATATTGATCCATCCCTTTACGATGCAGAGCTATCAGGTATTTCACCAGAAGAACTTGAAGAAATCAGGAAAGTGCATGCAAGTGATACTGCCATTGATAGAGAGAAAGACACAATTGAACTAGGACTTGCAAAATTATGCCTTGAAAGAAACATACCATATTTGGGGATCTGCAGAGGGTCGCAAGTTCTTAATGTTGCCTGTGGAGGTACATTGTATCAAGATGTAGAGAAAGAACTTTCCAAGAAAATACCTGAAGAACAAAGAATTATGCACATAAACTATGAGAATTATGACGGGCACCGGCACAAAGTGCAGGTTGCGGAAAACACTCCTTTACACCACTGGTTTAATGATTCATTGGAGGAAACTAAAATGGAGATCATGGTTAATAGTTATCATCACCAAGGTGTTAAGAAATTGGCTCAAAGATTCGTGCCAATGGCTTTTGCTCCTGATGGTTTGATTGAAGGATTCTATGATCCTGATGCTTACAATCCTGATGAGGGAAAGTTTATTATGGgtttacaatttcatccagaGAGAATGCGACACCAAGATTCAGATGATTTTGATTACCCTGGTTGCCCAGCTGCATATAAG GAATTTGTGAAGGCTGTAATTGCATATAAGAAAAGGCTTAATTGCTCAGCATGCGTGCCGAAGGCTCCCAAGCTTAACCAGGAACTGGAGACAAAGAGAAAGACCATTGTCAGAAGTTTCTCAATTGCAAGAGACATGTATAACTCAGGAAGAGGAATGCCTTTGGGCCAAGAACCTGAACTGGAAGTTGGAGCAGAATTTCTTGAG GATTGA
- the LOC8271491 gene encoding LEAF RUST 10 DISEASE-RESISTANCE LOCUS RECEPTOR-LIKE PROTEIN KINASE-like 2.4, whose translation MEMAAVSLFVFFALFQPVLLQPIEDPICPRFNCGSLGELVFPYTNITENTECGLFVVNDCDKEHQQIQLERGSGKWYTVERIQFQNPPERSISIIDTELQKSLDSRNCASFNSLSLPHVPDVNIQIVPSQLITLLKCDPTAKVTSPLIKFNYTGCPNFNIFYTGITREVPIPPTSCSTIQLPANIDNGYEDIFKLLTADFTLQVTLSFEFYFCEQCHLQAGECHGNSTGKLQCLNANGSEIKINWEKEGPEPHKKKKEVDFNVKYRMVIGSAAASAVILMIIFCFFRREFTFDNVNFCWKKQTEESKSIEAFLRNGGPMAMERYKYTEVKKMTQSFKDKLGQGGYGGVFKGKLPDGRDVAVKILKESKGNGEEFINEVASISRTSHVNVVTLLGFCYEGCKRALIYEFMSNGSLEKYISKEKSSRANHELGWETLYEIAVGVARGLEYLHRGCNTRILHFDIKPHNILLDEEFRPKISDFGLAKICPGRESIVSMLGARGTVGYIAPEVFYRNFGGVSYKSDVYSYGMLVLEMVGARKNICLEVGNTSEIYFPDWIYKRIEINEDLGLCGIDNGEENQIARKLILVSLWCIQTNPTNRPPMGSVVEMMLGSVASLSVPPRPCWSSLSRSPPQLLANSSTTNEQSNSVLTCN comes from the exons ATGGAGATGGCCGCTGtctctttgtttgttttctttgcTCTCTTTCAACCCGTGCTTCTTCAACCCATAGAAGATCCAATTTGTCCCCGTTTTAACTGTGGAAGTCTCGGGGAACTCGTCTTCCCTTACACTAACATAACAGAGAATACGGAATGCGGTTTATTTGTAGTGAATGACTGTGATAAGGAGCATCAGCAGATCCAGTTAGAGAGAGGATCAGGAAAATGGTATACAGTTGAAAGGATCCAATTCCAAAACCCTCCAGAGCGTTCCATTTCCATCATTGACACAGAGCTTCAGAAGAGTTTGGATTCAAGGAATTGCGCATCCTTCAACAGTTTAAGTCTTCCGCATGTGCCAGACGTTAATATACAAATTGTGCCCAGCCAATTAATAACCCTGTTGAAATGCGATCCTACTGCTAAAGTTACAAGTcctcttattaaatttaactacACAGGGTGCCCCAACTTCAACATTTTCTACACTGGCATAACTAGAGAAGTACCTATTCCTCCAACCAGTTGTTCAACTATTCAGCTTCCAGCGAATATAGACAATGGTTATGAGGATATATTCAAACTATTAACTGCTGACTTCACTCTTCAAGTGACTCTATCATTTGAATTCTACTTTTGTGAGCAGTGCCATTTACAAGCAGGCGAATGTCATGGCAACAGCACAGGGAAGTTGCAGTGTCTAAATGCCAATGGATcggaaattaaaataaattgggAAAAAGAAGGGCCAGAACctcataagaaaaagaaggaag TTGATTTCAATGTGAAATACAGGATGGTGATAG GTTCAGCAGCTGCTTCCGCTGTAATTCTTATGAtcattttctgtttctttagAAGAGAATTCACATTTGATAATGTGAACTTCTGTTGGAAGAAGCAAACAGAAGAATCTAAAAGTATAGAGGCCTTTCTCAGGAACGGTGGACCTATGGCAATGGAAAGGTACAAATATACAGAGGTCAAGAAAATGACACAGTCCTTTAAAGATAAGCTAGGCCAAGGAGGTTATGGAGGTGTATTCAAAGGGAAGTTACCTGATGGTCGCGATGTGGCAGTAAAGATCCTGAAGGAATCAAAGGGTAATGGAGAAGAATTTATCAATGAGGTCGCGAGCATTAGCAGAACTTCTCATGTCAACGTTGTTACTCTTTTAGGATTCTGCTACGAGGGCTGTAAACGTGCCTTGATATACGAGTTCATGTCTAATGGATCACTTGAGAAGTATATATCTAAGGAAAAGTCTTCAAGAGCCAATCATGAATTGGGGTGGGAAACATTATATGAAATTGCAGTTGGCGTTGCTCGGGGTTTAGAATACTTGCATCGAGGCTGTAATACGAGGATACTACATTTTGACATAAAACCCCACAATATTCTTCTTGATGAAGAATTTCGTCctaaaatttctgattttggGCTAGCTAAGATATGCCCCGGAAGAGAAAGCATCGTATCGATGTTGGGTGCAAGAGGGACAGTTGGATATATTGCACCAGAAGTATTTTACAGAAACTTCGGTGGAGTATCTTATAAATCTGATGTTTACAGCTACGGGATGTTGGTGCTGGAGATGGTTGGAGCAAGAAAAAACATTTGCCTGGAAGTTGGTAATACTAGCGAGATATATTTTCCAGATTGGATATACAAGCGTATAGAAATAAATGAAGATCTTGGACTCTGTGGGATTGACAATGGAGAAGAGAACcaaatagcaagaaaattgattttagtgaGCTTGTGGTGCATACAAACAAATCCCACAAATCGGCCGCCAATGGGCAGCGTTGTAGAAATGATGCTAGGAAGTGTTGCATCCCTGTCAGTCCCGCCTAGACCATGTTGGTCTTCCTTGTCAAGATCCCCTCCACAACTATTAGCAAATTCTTCGACTACAAATGAACAGAGCAATTCAGTTCTCACATGTAATTAA